One region of Astyanax mexicanus isolate ESR-SI-001 chromosome 15, AstMex3_surface, whole genome shotgun sequence genomic DNA includes:
- the LOC103034975 gene encoding zinc finger protein 239 — MDLQKDNWKHHREQSVTVLKAGEIKCENMEFGVCSSTPQTSSDILQTDVQKNTTKKTSKKKTHSCSECERIFSNEANLLKHQRTHTDKKPYQCSECGKCFHLSNSLQIHQHVHAGEKPYHCSECGKSFSQKSHLRIHHRIHTGEKPYECSECGNSFRTLGTFLKHQRVHTGEKPYQCSECGKSFIQPGHLRIHERIHSGEKPYKCLECERSFSNSTNLLIHQRVHTGEKPYQCLECGKSFTQKNNLQRHQRIHTGEKPYYCSDCGWCFGHMTTLNRHKCFTPAVCESSSAQCM; from the coding sequence ATGGATCTCCAAAAAGACAACTGGAAACACCACAGAGAGCAATCAGTCACAGTGCTGAAAGCAGGAGAGATTAAATGTGAGAATATGGAATTCGGAGTGTGCTCCAGTACTCCACAGACATCCTCTGACATTCTCCAGACTGATGTTCAGAAAAATACAACAAAGAAGACATCTAAGAAGAAAACCCACAGCTGCTCTGAGTGTGAAAGGATCTTTAGTAACGAAGCAAACCTCCTAAAACACCAGAGAACTCATACTGAtaagaaaccgtatcagtgttcagaaTGTGGGAAGTGTTTTCATTTGTCAAATAGTTTACAAATACATCAACATGTTCAcgctggagagaaaccatatcactgctctgagtgtgggaaaagttttagtCAAAAGAGTCATCTTCGTATACACCAtagaattcatactggagagaaaccatatgaGTGTTCAGAGTGCGGTAACAGTTTTCGAACACTGGGAACATTCTTaaaacaccagcgcgttcacactggagagaaaccgtatcagtgctcagagtgtgggaagagctttattCAACCAGGTCATCTCCGAATACATGAGAGAATTCACTCCGGAGAGAAACCATATAAGTGCTTAGAGTGTGAGAGGAGTTTTAGCAACAGCACAAACCTCTTAAtacaccagcgtgttcacactggagagaaaccgtatcagtgtttggagtgtgggaagagttttactcagaaGAACAATCTCCAAAGACATCAgcgaattcacactggagagaaaccgtattattgctcagactgtgggtgGTGCTTCGGACATATGACTACTTTAAACCGTCACAAGTGTTTCACTCCTGCTGTTTGTGAAAGCAGTAGTGCACAATGTATGTAG
- the LOC103034432 gene encoding zinc finger protein OZF, protein MESTSTLQTLTLSVCANTSQSQMQEPAEPESASQCGEDFNQQSDLQQHKLLHSGDKLYECSECGKSFRDHSIFQKHQSVHTGEKPFPCLECGKKFSELTHLQQHQNIHIGEKLYPCSECGKHFSTSSDLRTHQHIHTGEKPFHCSECGKNLASVKTLKNHQRLHTGEKRHQCSHCEQRFYRLSNLLRHQRLHTGEKPYECSECGKSFRDKGCLQKHQNIHTTDKPYYCSECGRNFKEQSQLQKHQLIHTREKPYHCSDCGKSFSQRVHLQKHQRIHTGEKPHPCLECGKCFRSKSDLIVHQRTHTGEKPYQCSECGRGFTIRRSLIIHERIHTGEKPYECSDCGKRFSQHMNLCQHQIIHTGEKRHHCLLCDKKFRDNFELQSHQRTHTGEKPYKCSECGKSFTVCRSLIIHQRIHTGEKPFQCSECGRSFRDKGTLRQHRKTHTEEKPYYCSVCGRNFRHEKTIHKHKCINNGLYTNDVGSEA, encoded by the coding sequence ATGGAATCAACAAGTACTCTGcaaactctcactctttctgtctgtgCCAACACATCTCAAAGCCAGATGCAAGAACCAGCAGAGCCAGAAAGTGCTTCCCAGTGTGGAGAAgattttaatcaacagagtgatctccaACAACACAAACTCCTTCATTCCGGAGATAAACTGTAtgagtgctcagagtgtggaaagagttttagagACCACAGTATTTTTCAAAAACATCAGAGcgttcatactggagagaaacccttTCCTTGCTTAGAATGTGGTAAGAAATTTTCTGAGCTGACTCATCTTCAACAACACCAGAATATTCACATTGGAGAGAAGCTTTATCCTTGCTCTGAGTGTGGGAAACATTTCAGTACCAGCAGTGATCTGAGAACTcatcagcacattcacactggagagaaaccgtttcactgctcggAATGTGGAAAGAACTTAGCGTCGGTCAAGACTTTAAAAAATCATCAGCGtcttcacaccggagagaaacggCACCAGTGTTCACACTGTGAGCAAAGGTTTTATCGACTGAGTAACCTCTTGCGACACCAACgccttcacactggagagaaaccgtacgagtgctcagagtgtgggaagagttttagagaCAAAGGTTGTCTACAAAAACATCAGAACATTCACACTACAGacaaaccgtattactgctcggAGTGTGGGAGAAATTTTAAGGAACAGTCTCAACTACaaaaacaccagctcattcacaccaGAGAGAAACCCtaccactgttcagactgtgggaagagtttttctCAACGGGTacatctccaaaaacaccagcgcattcacactggggaAAAGCCGCATCCCTGCTTAGAGTGCGGGAAGTGTTTTCGGAGCAAGAGTGACCTCATAGTacaccagcgcactcacactggagagaagccataccagtgctcagagtgtggacgGGGTTTTACTATACGCAGAAGTCTAATAATACATGaacgcattcacactggggagaaaccgtacgagtgctcagactgcgggaagagatTTAGTCAACATATGAATCTCTGCCAACACCAgatcattcacacaggagagaagcgGCATCACTGCTTGCTGTGCGATAAGAAATTTCGAGACAATTTTGAACTCCAGTCGCACCAGCGCACTCACACTGGCGAAAAACCGTACAAGTGCTCtgagtgcgggaagagttttactgtatGCAGAAGTCTGataatacaccagcgcattcacactggagaaaaaccgtttcagtgctcagagtgtgggcgGAGCTTTAGAGATAAAGGTACCCTCCGACAGCATCGCAAAACTCACACCgaagagaaaccgtattactgctcagtgTGTGGGAGAAACTTTAGGCATGAGAAGACTATACATAAACACAAGTGCATTAATAATGGGTTATACACTAATGATGTGGGGAGTGAAGCGTAG